A window of the Bradyrhizobium diazoefficiens genome harbors these coding sequences:
- a CDS encoding FAD-binding protein, producing MDTLRVRDAKDVEEVVRAAIANEQPLEIIGHGSKRSIGHAMATNAVLDISALNAVTSYEPNELIVTLQAGAPLADVLSLIDAKNQQFAFEPMNTAPLLGTPVSGTIGGMIAAGLAGPRRIKAGGARDHLLGAHAVSGFGDSFKTGGRVVKNVTGYDLCKLLSGSWGTLSVMTEVTLKVMPKPEAERTLLLRGLDDAAANKAMTAALGSPFDVSAAAHLPKSALRAKADGLGDLAGQGEALTVLRLEGITASASHRAGSLRELLAPFGTATLIEDAASSTLWATIRDVLPFAASGAIGAWPVWRIVCPPASGAALGSQLARETGGDVIYDWGGGLIWAALPPKADAHAPAVRQRTNAFGGHAMLIRAVEDVRRSVDVFNPQAPGIAALSERVRASFDPKSILNRGRLTRGAC from the coding sequence GTGGATACGCTCAGGGTCAGAGACGCCAAAGACGTCGAAGAGGTGGTGCGCGCGGCGATTGCCAATGAGCAGCCGCTCGAGATCATCGGTCATGGCTCCAAGCGCAGCATCGGGCACGCGATGGCGACCAACGCCGTACTCGACATCTCGGCGCTGAATGCCGTCACCTCCTACGAGCCCAATGAGCTGATCGTGACGCTCCAGGCCGGCGCGCCGCTCGCCGACGTGCTGTCGCTGATCGATGCCAAGAACCAGCAATTCGCCTTCGAGCCGATGAACACCGCGCCGCTGCTCGGCACGCCCGTATCAGGCACCATCGGCGGCATGATCGCGGCAGGTCTCGCCGGCCCGCGCCGGATCAAGGCGGGCGGGGCGCGCGACCATCTCCTGGGGGCGCATGCCGTCTCCGGTTTCGGCGACAGCTTCAAGACCGGTGGCAGGGTGGTGAAGAACGTCACAGGTTACGACCTCTGCAAGCTGCTTTCGGGCTCCTGGGGTACGCTGTCGGTGATGACTGAAGTGACGCTGAAGGTGATGCCGAAGCCCGAAGCCGAGCGGACGCTGCTGCTGCGCGGGCTCGACGATGCCGCCGCCAACAAGGCGATGACCGCGGCCCTCGGCTCGCCCTTCGACGTCTCCGCCGCCGCGCATCTGCCGAAATCGGCCCTCCGCGCCAAGGCCGACGGGCTTGGCGATCTCGCCGGCCAGGGCGAGGCGCTGACGGTGCTGCGGCTCGAGGGCATCACCGCCTCCGCCAGCCACCGTGCCGGCTCCTTGCGCGAATTGCTGGCGCCGTTCGGAACCGCAACCCTGATCGAGGACGCAGCCTCATCCACGCTGTGGGCCACCATCCGCGACGTGCTGCCGTTCGCGGCCAGCGGCGCGATCGGCGCCTGGCCGGTGTGGCGGATCGTCTGTCCGCCGGCTTCGGGCGCGGCGCTCGGCTCGCAATTGGCACGCGAGACCGGCGGCGACGTCATCTATGACTGGGGCGGCGGGCTGATCTGGGCGGCACTGCCGCCGAAGGCCGACGCGCATGCCCCGGCCGTGCGCCAGCGGACCAATGCGTTCGGCGGGCATGCGATGCTGATCCGGGCCGTTGAGGACGTCAGGCGCAGTGTCGACGTTTTCAATCCGCAAGCGCCGGGTATCGCCGCCCTGAGCGAACGGGTCCGCGCCAGTTTCGATCCGAAGTCGATTTTGAACCGGGGACGGCTGACGCGGGGCGCTTGCTGA
- a CDS encoding putative quinol monooxygenase → MNQQTMNQRTIAEAINGGGLLVVAQWEAKEGEAERVAEILRGFLPEAQSEPGVKLFLISRARENPAQFLFYELFRDEAAFKAHQDSAHFKTYITGQALPLLAKRERAQYGLL, encoded by the coding sequence ATGAATCAACAGACCATGAACCAGCGCACCATTGCCGAGGCGATCAATGGCGGCGGCCTTCTGGTCGTCGCGCAGTGGGAAGCCAAGGAGGGCGAGGCGGAGCGGGTCGCCGAGATCCTGCGCGGCTTCCTGCCGGAAGCGCAGAGCGAGCCCGGCGTAAAACTGTTCCTGATCAGCCGCGCCAGGGAAAATCCGGCACAATTCCTGTTCTACGAGCTGTTCCGCGACGAGGCTGCCTTTAAGGCGCACCAGGACAGCGCGCATTTCAAGACCTACATCACGGGCCAGGCCCTGCCACTGCTGGCGAAGCGTGAGCGCGCGCAATACGGGTTGCTGTAA
- a CDS encoding FAD-linked oxidase C-terminal domain-containing protein: MAIMMPASDQTVLARRAEIVAALRAIVPGEGVIDSASEMRAYESDGLTAYRQPPMVVVLPDTTEQVSLVLKYCAAHGIKVVPRGSGTSLSGGALPLEDGVLLGLGKFKRIREIDFDNRVVVTEPGVTNLAISQTVAHAGFYYAPDPSSQIACSIGGNVAENSGGVHCLKYGMTTNNVLGCEIVLMSGEILRIGGKSAEHSGYDLMGVITGSEGLLGVITEITVRILQKPETARALMVGFAQVEAAGECVARIIGAGIIPGGMEMMDKPAIHAAEAFVHAGYPLDVEALLIIELDGPKIEVDELITRVEAIANGCGSTTCQISTSEAERNLFWAGRKAAFPAVGRISPDYLCMDGTIPRGALPKALARIRELSEKYQLGCANVFHAGDGNLHPLILYDANKPGEIERAEAFGADILRACVEFGGVLTGEHGVGIEKRDLMGDMFTEIDLNQQQRLKCAFDSQGLLNPGKVFPTLHRCAELGRMHVHAGKVAFPDIPRF, encoded by the coding sequence ATGGCCATCATGATGCCTGCGAGCGATCAGACGGTGCTCGCGCGCCGCGCGGAGATCGTTGCTGCATTGCGCGCAATCGTGCCCGGCGAGGGCGTGATCGATAGCGCCAGCGAGATGCGGGCCTATGAATCCGATGGGCTGACCGCCTACCGGCAGCCGCCGATGGTCGTGGTGCTGCCCGACACCACCGAGCAAGTCTCGCTCGTCCTGAAATATTGTGCCGCCCACGGCATCAAGGTGGTGCCGCGCGGCTCCGGCACCTCGCTATCCGGTGGCGCGCTGCCGCTGGAGGACGGCGTGCTGCTGGGCCTCGGCAAGTTCAAGCGCATCCGCGAGATCGATTTCGACAACCGCGTCGTCGTCACCGAGCCTGGCGTGACCAATCTTGCGATCAGCCAAACGGTCGCGCATGCCGGCTTCTATTACGCGCCCGATCCGTCCTCGCAGATCGCCTGCTCGATCGGCGGCAATGTCGCGGAAAATTCCGGCGGCGTGCATTGCCTCAAATACGGCATGACCACCAACAACGTGCTCGGTTGCGAGATTGTCCTGATGAGCGGCGAGATCCTGCGCATCGGCGGCAAGTCGGCGGAGCATTCGGGTTACGACCTGATGGGTGTCATCACGGGCTCGGAAGGGCTGCTCGGCGTCATCACCGAGATCACGGTGCGCATTCTGCAGAAGCCGGAGACGGCGCGCGCACTGATGGTCGGTTTTGCGCAAGTCGAGGCAGCCGGCGAATGCGTGGCGCGGATCATCGGCGCCGGCATCATCCCAGGCGGCATGGAGATGATGGACAAGCCCGCGATCCACGCCGCCGAAGCCTTCGTTCATGCCGGCTATCCGCTCGATGTTGAGGCGCTGCTCATCATCGAGCTCGACGGCCCGAAGATCGAGGTCGACGAGCTGATCACGCGCGTCGAGGCCATCGCGAACGGCTGCGGCTCGACCACCTGCCAGATCTCGACCTCGGAGGCCGAGCGCAATCTGTTCTGGGCCGGGCGCAAGGCCGCATTCCCCGCGGTGGGGCGCATCTCGCCCGATTATCTCTGCATGGACGGCACCATTCCGCGCGGCGCGCTGCCGAAGGCGCTCGCGCGCATCCGCGAGCTCTCGGAAAAATACCAGCTCGGCTGCGCCAACGTCTTCCACGCCGGCGACGGCAATCTGCATCCGCTGATCCTCTACGATGCCAACAAGCCCGGCGAGATCGAGCGCGCCGAAGCCTTCGGTGCCGACATCCTGCGCGCCTGCGTCGAGTTCGGCGGCGTGCTCACCGGCGAGCATGGCGTCGGCATCGAGAAGCGCGATCTCATGGGCGACATGTTCACCGAGATCGACCTGAACCAGCAGCAGCGCCTGAAATGCGCCTTCGACTCGCAAGGTCTGCTCAACCCCGGAAAAGTGTTTCCGACCCTGCACCGTTGCGCCGAGCTCGGCCGCATGCATGTGCACGCCGGCAAGGTGGCGTTCCCGGACATTCCGCGGTTCTAG
- the cycA gene encoding cytochrome c-550 CycA, with protein sequence MKKLTFGALMILTVTATATSAMAQDAAAGKSSFNKCLACHAIGEGAKNKVGPELNGLDGRKSGTAPDYNYSDANKNSGITWNEAQFKEYIKDPKAKIPGTKMAFAGIKNETEINNLWTYVSQFDKDGKIKQ encoded by the coding sequence ATGAAAAAACTGACTTTTGGCGCGCTGATGATCCTCACCGTCACTGCCACGGCCACCAGCGCGATGGCGCAGGATGCCGCGGCCGGCAAATCGTCGTTCAACAAATGCCTGGCCTGCCATGCAATCGGCGAAGGCGCCAAGAACAAGGTCGGCCCCGAGCTCAACGGCCTCGACGGTCGCAAGTCCGGCACCGCGCCCGACTACAATTACTCGGATGCGAACAAGAATTCCGGCATCACCTGGAACGAGGCGCAGTTCAAGGAATACATCAAGGATCCGAAGGCCAAGATCCCCGGCACCAAGATGGCGTTCGCCGGCATCAAGAACGAGACCGAGATCAACAATCTCTGGACCTACGTGTCGCAGTTCGACAAGGACGGGAAGATCAAGCAGTAA
- a CDS encoding alpha/beta fold hydrolase: protein MIVMSAVTALVLLALVTQAGIVAVQRAFPPQGRMIEVDGATLHVVDIGRRDARLPIVMLHGASSNLEVMRHPLGDLLAKQHRVILIDRPGHGWSTRARRQDSTPDVQARMIVAALGKLGIDRAVFVVHSWSGALGARLALDHASRVAGLVMLAPVTHPWRGGVGRYNEIIAMPVIGPLLAYTITLPLGYFVAESGARNVFLPQTMPDGFVKDSATPLLLRPREFIANAYDLVTLKAAVAAQAPHYGEIRVPVTIIAGAPDKTVKTDIHARPFAATVPNAKLIVLPDLGHMVQNAVPDLVKTEIETMIANIAPAQAAAD, encoded by the coding sequence ATGATCGTTATGTCAGCCGTGACGGCGCTGGTGCTGCTGGCGCTGGTCACACAGGCCGGAATTGTCGCCGTGCAGCGCGCCTTTCCGCCGCAGGGCCGGATGATCGAGGTCGATGGCGCGACGCTCCACGTCGTCGACATCGGCCGGCGCGATGCCCGCCTGCCGATTGTAATGCTGCATGGCGCGAGCTCCAACCTCGAAGTGATGCGGCACCCGCTCGGCGACCTCCTGGCCAAGCAGCATCGTGTCATCCTGATCGACCGTCCCGGCCACGGCTGGAGCACGCGCGCGCGACGGCAGGATTCGACGCCGGACGTCCAGGCGAGGATGATCGTCGCGGCGCTCGGCAAGCTCGGGATCGATCGCGCGGTCTTCGTCGTGCATTCCTGGAGCGGCGCACTCGGCGCGCGACTGGCGCTCGATCATGCGAGCCGCGTCGCCGGTCTTGTGATGCTGGCACCGGTGACCCATCCCTGGCGCGGCGGCGTCGGCCGCTACAACGAGATCATCGCAATGCCGGTGATCGGCCCGCTGCTCGCTTACACCATCACGTTGCCGCTGGGCTATTTCGTCGCCGAGTCCGGTGCGCGCAATGTGTTCCTGCCGCAGACAATGCCGGACGGCTTCGTGAAGGACTCCGCGACGCCGCTGCTGCTGCGCCCGCGTGAATTCATCGCCAATGCCTATGATCTGGTGACGCTGAAGGCAGCGGTGGCCGCGCAGGCTCCGCACTACGGCGAGATCAGGGTGCCCGTTACGATCATCGCTGGCGCGCCCGACAAGACGGTGAAGACCGACATCCACGCGCGTCCGTTCGCAGCGACGGTGCCGAACGCAAAGCTGATCGTGCTGCCCGATCTCGGCCACATGGTGCAAAACGCGGTGCCGGATCTCGTGAAGACGGAGATCGAGACGATGATCGCTAACATCGCCCCGGCGCAGGCGGCCGCAGATTAG